cagtacatcaggatacatggaggaggccgtaggagtgcaacaacccagcagcaggaccgctacctccgcctttgtgcaaggaggaacaggaagagcactgccagagccatgcaaaatgacctccagcaggccacaaatgtgcatgtgtctgctcaaacggtcagaaacagactccatgagggtgatatgagggcccgacgtccacaggtgggggttgtgcttacagcccaacaccgtgcaggacgtttggcatttgccagagaacatcaagattggcaaattcgccactggcgccctgtgctcttcacagatgaaagcaagttcacactgagcacgtgacagacgtgacagagtctggagacgccgtggagaacgttctgctgcctgcaacatcctccagcatgaccggtttggcattgggtcagtaatggtgtggggtggcatttctttggagggccgcacagccctccatgtgctcgccagaggtagcctgactgtcattaggtactgagatgagatcctcagaccccttgtgagaccatatgctggtgcggttggccctgggttcctcctaatgcaagacaatgctagacctcatgtggctggagtgtgtcagcagttcctgcaagacgaaggcattgatgctatggactggcccgcccgttccccagacctgaatccaattgagcacatctgggacatcatgtctcgctctattcaccaacatcacgttgcaccacagactgtccaggagttggcagatgctttagtccaggtctaggaggagatccctcaggagaccgtccgccacctcatcaggagcatgcataggcgttgtagggaggtcatacaggcacgtggaggccacacacactactgagcctcattttgacttgttttaagggcattacatcaaagttggatcagcctgtagtgtgtttttccactttaattttgagtgtgactccaaatccagacctccatgggatgaaaaatttgatttccattttttttatttttgtgtgattttgttgacagcacattcaactatgtaaagaacaaagtatttcagaagaatatttaattaattcagatctaggatgtgttatttttgtgttccctttatttttttgagcagtgtatattgaggtttattttgctgttaacccttgctttgttgcaagaaaaaatttgcctttcattcttgtggaacacctcaagggttaacaaagtttgtaacatcagttttgagtaatttcAAGGGtggagtttctaaaatgaggtcatttataggtggtttcgattacctaagcccctcaaaatcactttataacagaattggtgcttaaaaaaatggttttggaaattttgttgaaaattttaaaaatggcgTGTaaatttctaaggctactttcacactgccgtttctgggtccgcctgtgagatccgtttcatcccaaaacggatcagttcagccccaatgcattctgaatggataaggatccgttcagaatgcatcagttttcctccgttcagcctccattccgttctggaggcggacaccaaaacgctgcttgcagcgttttgatgtcagtctgacgaaactgagccgtcctgacttacaatgtaagtcatgggggacggatcagtttttactgacacaatatggtgcaattgaaaacggatccgcctcccattgactttcaatgtaagtcaaaacggatccgtttgcattatcatggacaaaaaaaaacaactgacggatccgcacctaaacgcaggtgtgaaagtagcctaatgccaacataaagcagacatatggggaatgttgattgataaccattTTATGAGGAATTACtctttaaaagaagaaaattcAAATTTAGTAAATTTGGggttatatcgactcaaatttccactgtcatgaagtacaatttgttaagagtaaacaatctcagaatggcttagataagtaaaagcgttccaaagttattaccacataaagtgacatgtcagatttgcataaATCggactgggatttaaggtgaaaagtggcacgGTGGTACTGAAGGGGTAATGACATTAGTGTTGGGCTCCCAGCTTATTCATCTTACTGGCTTCAGATTTAATTCTGCTAGATAGTCAGAAAGCCCAAAAAATCCAGAGCAAACTGAACTGACATGCACACTGAAGGCTACCTGGACAGAGTGCCACAGGGATACAGCATGGTGGGAGAGGGGGTTTTTATGTGGCAATGTGGGATAAGCCGATAATTGTTTTTACATGGCAGGATGGGTACCCTTAGACAGGATACCAAAATATATTGTTTCAGCCCAATATCTCCATTTTTGTCTGATTAGTTGTAATAATATGCCAAGAGTCATGTTAGATTCAAATTAACTATTCTTTATTAGCACTGGAAGAACAGAACAAATGGAAAACAAAACCAAAATTACAAAGAATTTGCACCACTTTAGTAAAGAAAGGGACTACAGAACAAATGCTCCTTATGCTGTTATAAACCCCATCAATATAAATTACAGCGATAGACCATTAGGAAAAAATATTAACACTTCTTATGGGTAAATCCCCATACAGCCAAGAATGACAGGGTTAACAAGCAAATATCTACCAAATAGAAACCCTAGAAATCTGTCTTTAATACTGAGGGCTCTGTGAGCGGTAAGTTGTCTCAAAATAACTTCTTTAAATAATACAGTATACAATTGTGTTTCCCAGAGGCTGCTTGCCTTCTCTGAAATTCACTAACTGTGCATACCTAGAAAAAtacttctaatatatatataaaaaataatatatatatatatagatatatatatatatatatatatatatatatatatatatatatatatatatatattataatactggTAGAGGGGAATTGGGGACGGACGGACACCAGCATGGAACAgtaaccatcaaggtaaaaaaaaaaaatgcatctagGCAAAGACTATCCAGCAGCAAGGAACGGTAATGTTAGATGATCCCTATTGTAAAGCCTCATGCATgcaacagtatgtattttgcagttctgcaagatatatcTACTGTCCGGGCTGCATCTGCCTTTTCtgtagacccattgacttcaatgggtccgtggtccacaTTTAGTGGTCAAATATAGGAAATTTTCTGCATAGACATATGGAAGCGGAAAACACATGgatcgtccgtgtgctttctgtatCTGTATACCagttttactaaaaaaaaatagaatatgtctgcaaaatgcagaccacggaccTACTGAAGACATTGGGTcggcaaggaaaaaaaaatgcaaacagtGAACTGTAAAATGGgttcggtcgtgtgcatgaggcctaaatcacacAGGTTCATTGCATTCTGCAAACAACAAAGTAAATATATGGTTTATACCTTGTAGTAGGTATTACACATACTTTGAGGCACAATTGGTAATTTAatatctaagggctcatgcacacaaccgtaagtATTTTGCgatgcgcaaaaaacggatccgcaaaaaatacagatgacgtccgcgtgcatttcgtattttgcggaacggaacagctggcccctaatagaacagtactatccttgtccgtaatgcggacaataataggacatgttctgtttttttgcggaacagaaaaggGGGTCAgtacttccgttttttttccggacccattgaaataattggttccgtatatggtccgcaaaaaacatggaaaggacacggaaagaaaatacgttcgtgtgcatgagacctaaggcaGATGTCTCCATTCTCGACATGTAACAATTTGTCTATGTAACTGCTTAATAGATTAGTTATTGATTTTCCACCATAAATAACTTTAAATGATCCCATGAACGCTGTTACAAATTGTTCTAATTCCTAAtatacaatggaagaacaatggaaTGTACTGCACCCAATACCAAAAAAAGGTGAGAAAGAAACGGTAGCACTCGAATCTTCAATCCAATCGTGTGTTTATTGACACTGAACAAGAGCAACGTTTTGAcccaaaaagtatttttcaagctagcttgaaaaagactttttgggtctAAACGTTGCTTTTGTTCAGTGTAAATAAACACACGATTGGATTGAAGATTCGAGTGCTACCGTTTTTTTTTGGCTATTGAGGGGTCCCTAGGGCCGGGGCCTGACACCGCAAGCACTGCTGCCAAATATGGACTAATATACGTCAGTGAGTGGTGCTGTCCTATCTCAAAGTTTTTTTTCTGCACCCAATACCAAGTGATGTGACTGCACCTAATATCAGGGCAATGACAACAGCATGTTTAAAGTTTGGTCTTGATAAACTGAAAACATAACAGGAACACAAAGCTCCATTGTTAACTATGGCAGAAGCTTGTTAGAAGGAGATACTTGGGGTAATATATTTCAAAAATACAGGAGAAATAGAAAGAGCTTTCTGTGGCCGGCTGCTTACTAACCTTGGAACGACCAAGTTTATGAAGACACTCTTCCTGTATAAGAGGAAGATGTGAAATACTACAGGCCTATGATTGTAGATTGTACTGCATCAAACTCTGACTCAAAGTGGTCAAACAGTTCCAGCTGAGCCATTGAAAGGAAGGAGACCAATGAGTCAAATAGAGAAGAGTATTATAGGGGTGTTACATAGATTCAAATTCATCTATACGTTGCTTGGTATTGCCTTGGCGGATCTGGCGAAGTGTCTTGTACTTGTCTCTTCCAGCAAGCACATTTTGAGCATGCAGAAGGTCATTTGCAGTCTTCTTCGTTTCATCTCTGGCCATTTCCAGCTCTGAGCTTAACAACTGCAAGGATGAGAGAAAAGAATTACAGCAACCATGTCTAGATAGTGACAGATCTGTTTAGATACTTCAGCTGCAAGATGTTACATGAGGGTAAGTGAGATTTCATCAAAACaatcataacttttattattacattgtactcattatgaggtaaaatttttttcaattgatctttattataaatatagagCCCTTTTCCCTGTACAGAGCCGAGATGCTCTATTATCAGGATCTAGATACTATTACGTCAcatgtcaggtctttaaagatggcgaccGCTCCTGAGCGAAGCGGGAACCATAGcaaccgggtgcctgctgtttcatgcaGCAGGCACCCGTGGCTAAtacaaagtaaaaaatacaatgcaacagctctctacaaaccaaataaagtacaaaaaagcaTTATAATGCCAATGCCATGCTTATtatgtaaattagagatgcttggcaaatacattttgtacaaaattatttgggcctgtctgcgacacgtcaaggcaatctctgtaagatgggaacctaacactaaattctaccttttatgtgccatgacagctaccatacaattcagggagtgtaggttacacatgcatgctgggctcaCCTTAATTTTTGTCAtcgttggtgccaaaatggcctccattaattccatggaatgtaggtaccaacatgcatgccgaacccactccacacctctcctggtgccaaatggccaccagcaaatgcaatgagagtccaccctatacctctcctggtgccaaatggccaccaacgaatgcaatgagagtccaccctatacctctcctggtgccaaatggcttccagtgaatgagggagagcaggctaagctttacactcacactaattaaaatcagcctatggggcagacaggctggtcaggagtgcacgactgaagtgtcagccacacctcatacaaactgcaaagaaaaagtcaGTTAGGGGTCAGTTAGCATTCTAATGCTAAGCTTATtatgtaaattagagatgcttggcaaatacattttgtacaaaattatttaggcccgtctgccacacatcaaggtgatctctgtacgatgggaacctaacactaaattctacctgttatgtgccatgacggctaccttacaattcagggagtgtaggttggtggccatttggcaccaggagaggtgtggagtgggctcggcatgcatgttggtacctccattccctggatttaatggaggccattttggcaccaaagatgaccaaaattaaggtgggcccagcatgcatgtggaacctacactcccccgtcttacagagatcgccttgatgtgtggcagacgggcccaaataattttgtacaaaatgtatttgccaagtatctctaatttacataataagcatagcattagcatgcTTTTTTGtactttggtttgcagagagctgttgcattgtattttttactttgtgttttcagtcacagcaacgtgcacctgcgcattgggatgtgccgactgacccccttttttttctttacccgCAGCTAATGTCTGACTGGCAGTAATGCCAATCGCGGCATTTAACCTCCCAGATGCATCTGAGCGCCCTAAAAgtgtaaaaacaataaaaataaaagtttttataaataaataaaaaaaatgacaaaaagcataaaaattctaaattaccccccttggcttaaataagtatttaTAACATCTTAAGTTATtaaatgactggcacaaagtgaaagtcagATTCACAAAGCtcgaaaaactgttaaccctttgtgacagaatggtttaatatttttaataaagaccaattgaaaaaattatttttagcccataaTGCTAATAGTCACGTTATAATGACCAACAGAGTGCCGCATTAAATAAAACGATTACCTGAaggtgtttttggaccctttcatTCTTCTCTGCCTCTGTGGTTCGGTCTTCTTCACTCCGGTCCTTCAATGTAGCCTCTGCTTTCAGATCGGCACTGGCCTCTGCACCATTCTCATCTTGCTCATCATCCTGTTCATTCTCTGCGTGTATTGGCTCCTGCACATGAGGAGTGGTCATCACATGCTTCAGTTCATCCTTCGTCTTCTCTAAATCGACTTGCACTGCCTGGGCCTGGAGAAAGGTTGATTCATCATTATTCTACTGAATATTTCAACAAAACACAAATGTTACACTCTTCCATCTAACAATTCCCTCTAACCAGtttattaaaggctatgtacacctttggcatGGAACAACATTAAGAGGAATTTATCATTGGAGGTGTATTTGAAGTGATTGTTTTGCCTGGAGTTGCTATGGGCACCTGCCCCAAATTTATGAAGGTGGTGCATGACAATAATAATTGCACGTATTTCAGTTAAGGGTACGCCTGGGAgtgggggtgtgggggggggggggggggggggagaagagatacCTGCCATGGGGCCTTGTGACTTTTTAGAAAGTGATTTACACCAATCCCGATTAATTTTTCACTTCACTTCTGAAAGTGATTGAGTAGGTGCAGCTCACCAAAATTCACATTATTTTGTGCGAAACCAAGTGTGCAACATTTCCATGCAAAAAACTGGCATACCAGATTGGATAAATGTCTCCCATTATTTTTACAAGTGGTTACCCAGGTTTTAGCACGCAAACCTTCATTCATTTTCAGGACTCCTTATATAGTCCACCTAGTTTCAGATTTTTCTCATGAGATTTTGTCCCTCACAGTAACACATGCTGGGTGCGTTCTTCCCTATCTACAGCCTATGTGAGCGGTCTTCCTTGTATCCTTTCTACCCTCTTCACATATCTCATGTGTCCAACCTTCTGTTACTATCTCGGACAATAAAAGAGGGGAGCGGGAAAGCAGAGTGAGCCATCAGAAGCAATACTTGGACAGATTCATGTCAGATTCAGCAGTACCAGCCGCTAGGTGAAGGACTTGCATAATCTCTGCAAAAGCCACGTCAGGAAATTTTTAATGACGACTGTTTACCAAGTTGTATTTAGGAAGCAAATAAATAACAACAAATAACGTAAAGGTGTATGTAGTAATATTTATACACATGGTGCAGCTGTTTTTGTATGACGGGAATTATGGGGTTATCCACATAAATGGAAATGCTGTCATGCTTTTTGCAAGACACTGAACTAATTAATATTTTCACGAAAACTGAGGAGAGATCAACAAACTGTGAACAGATATGTTAGTGATTTACAGCACAGGCGAATATGATCTAATAAAGGCTTATTACGTTTCTTTCAGACAAATTCATCTTCTTAAAAGAGCAGCTGTAAAAATGGCACAGGAGCAGCAAACAGGGATCTGACACTGCTGGTGTCTCCAGAGGGTCATGGCCTCTTGATGCAGGCTGCCAACCTCCACAGGCTACCCGTTGTGCTTGAACCTGTAGTTCAGCCACACCTAACCAAAGTGTTTTCATAGGTTTCTGAGCCCACTGCAGACTCATTTTTAAACAGGTTTATTGATGGATAATTACTACACTGGATGGTCCTGATGGATGAAGCTCTGGATGGCTGGTGAATAGCCACTATGACTGAAGTAAGCAAGAAGGTCGCGGAGTGATTATTTTAGCTAGAATGTTGGGAATTGATATGATAGGTCCCTTTAGGGTCTCTTTGGTTGTAAAATGAACTCTCAACGATATGCAAAGTTCTTAACTGAGCATTTTCTGCCATGGTATGAAAAGAAGAATAGTGCCTTCTGAAATAAAACCATTTTCATGCAAAATTGTACAACATCCCATGCAGCAAAAAGCACCATAGACTTTTTGGTAGCTATGGGTATAACAGGTGATAAAATCATGGTTTGGCCACCATCATCTCAAATCTGTGACAGCCGCCGTCATATCTCAAAGCAGCAGGTCTGGGTAACAGCAATACTGGCAttaggggtgggcggtataggcgatatgcgatataaatttgggccacgatatggatttttgccatatcgccggaccgcgatatgatcgcgctctctgcgcgcaccattttctcctgagccggccggcacagtggagggagaaggagggagtccctccctccccaccgtgcgcggctgccgctgaacaccaatgaggacagagtaggaggaggaggggagggactgtggccactgcgccaccaatgaatgtgccggccatatcccacaaggtacccctcctcccccccatcattggtggcagtgggcagctccgatcggttaccatggcagccaggagtcacgctactgaagtcctggctgcgatggtatgttagtgagcagcattatactcacgtgcgccgtgatcgccgggagaaccttcttctgtctgtgcggcggattgctaatgcttatagcattagcaatgcgccgcacagacctatgagaagaaggagcgaccggcggccacggcgcacgtgagtataatgctgctcactaacataccatcgcagccaggacttcagtagcgtcctggctgccatggtaaccgatcagagccccagcattacactgctgggactccgatcggaactgcccactgccaccaatgatgggggaggagggggaccctgtggccactgccaccaat
The Bufo bufo chromosome 8, aBufBuf1.1, whole genome shotgun sequence genome window above contains:
- the LOC120978049 gene encoding moesin-like; translation: MSNSLSNNGISNLATSWATKVACKESFSEGSEQLGIRESCGWSAELADLTSKISQLELARQKKESEAEEWQQKAQAVQVDLEKTKDELKHVMTTPHVQEPIHAENEQDDEQDENGAEASADLKAEATLKDRSEEDRTTEAEKNERVQKHLQLLSSELEMARDETKKTANDLLHAQNVLAGRDKYKTLRQIRQGNTKQRIDEFESM